One Rhodobacteraceae bacterium M385 genomic region harbors:
- a CDS encoding type III PLP-dependent enzyme, whose protein sequence is MTATFPGLSPAHSASPSRTEAYARAHTFERPTLILDVNHVAHQYTALAAGLGQAHIHYAVKANPAPEILSRLVALGSGFDAASRVEIQMCLDAGAAPSHISFGNTVKKPSDIAFAHAVGVDVFAADATEELDKIAAHAPGAQVYIRLLVEASGADWPLTRKFGTTRDNALALMAHARVLGLRPVGLSFHVGSQTRDPMMWAPVLDGIAAVWDAAHAAGFALDLLNIGGGFPAFYGDDIPHPTAYAAKVMELVHARFKDVPRIMAEPGRGLVAEAGMIAAEVLLVSRKSPDDLHRWVYLDIGKFSGLAETMDEAIRYQFATDRDHETTGPCILAGPSCDSADVLYEKRPVALPLGLKAGDRIWIRNCGAYTTTYASIGFNGFPPLDVVIV, encoded by the coding sequence ATGACCGCTACTTTCCCCGGGCTTTCGCCCGCCCATTCTGCATCCCCTTCCCGGACCGAGGCTTACGCCCGCGCCCATACGTTCGAGCGTCCAACGCTGATCCTCGATGTGAACCACGTCGCGCACCAATATACCGCCCTCGCCGCAGGCTTGGGCCAAGCGCACATCCACTACGCCGTCAAAGCCAACCCCGCGCCCGAGATCCTCTCTCGGCTCGTCGCCCTAGGCTCCGGTTTCGACGCCGCTTCCCGCGTGGAAATCCAGATGTGCCTCGATGCAGGTGCTGCCCCCTCACATATCTCCTTCGGCAACACGGTCAAAAAGCCCTCCGACATCGCCTTCGCCCATGCCGTCGGCGTCGATGTCTTCGCCGCAGATGCCACCGAAGAACTGGACAAAATCGCGGCGCACGCCCCCGGCGCTCAGGTCTACATCCGCCTGTTGGTGGAAGCCTCCGGCGCCGATTGGCCCCTGACCCGCAAATTCGGCACCACCCGCGACAACGCCCTGGCCCTGATGGCCCACGCCCGCGTGCTCGGCCTGCGCCCCGTGGGCCTCAGCTTCCACGTCGGTTCGCAAACCCGTGACCCCATGATGTGGGCCCCGGTCCTCGATGGCATTGCTGCCGTCTGGGACGCGGCCCATGCCGCTGGTTTCGCGCTCGACCTGCTGAACATCGGCGGCGGCTTCCCCGCCTTCTACGGTGATGACATCCCCCACCCCACGGCTTACGCCGCCAAGGTGATGGAACTCGTCCACGCCCGTTTCAAAGACGTGCCTCGCATCATGGCCGAACCCGGCCGTGGCCTCGTTGCCGAAGCCGGCATGATCGCGGCGGAGGTTCTCCTTGTGTCGCGCAAATCCCCCGATGACCTGCACCGTTGGGTCTACTTGGACATCGGTAAATTCTCCGGCCTCGCCGAAACCATGGACGAGGCAATCCGCTACCAATTCGCCACCGACCGTGATCATGAAACAACCGGCCCCTGCATCTTGGCGGGCCCCTCTTGCGACAGCGCCGACGTCCTCTACGAAAAGCGCCCCGTGGCCCTTCCCCTCGGCCTCAAAGCCGGGGATCGTATCTGGATCAGAAACTGCGGTGCCTACACAACAACCTACGCCTCCATCGGCTTCAACGGCTTCCCGCCGCTCGATGTCGTGATCGTCTAA